From a region of the Salinispira pacifica genome:
- a CDS encoding methyl-accepting chemotaxis protein: MEYHFSKQDEEGSFRKMGYIKEFSPLDWKIIYTFYVDDVVAQVQSFRIFLIILGLAGLILIGGILFGMLTYVQRTLLNISQGLGTISQGTGDLTFRLPVRSRDEIGSLSENFNLMMEKLQNIVIKLKSTVSDSEVLGEDLSASTEEISTAVVEMSATGQSIKGKSQNLSGESDSVERNLNHIIDSMRGLADAAHAGDAGRGFAVVAEEIRKLAESTAQNSNQIGSSVKEIIEKIHTTSDRSRQTGEAISAIATETEESSSAMEEILQALAEVNMGTQQITEALEHLVSTSSTVKSSSSEVREESEHALEAISKVNNLSTENSQGIAEISNAMEEINISIQQIRDLGIRNRENIKTIHAEVENFKTETEQDASA, encoded by the coding sequence ATCGAATATCATTTTTCAAAACAGGATGAAGAGGGATCGTTTAGAAAAATGGGCTATATCAAAGAGTTTTCTCCACTGGACTGGAAAATAATCTACACCTTCTACGTGGATGATGTTGTTGCCCAGGTTCAATCGTTCCGCATCTTCCTCATTATCCTGGGACTGGCAGGCCTCATCCTTATCGGAGGAATTCTGTTCGGAATGCTTACCTACGTGCAGCGCACCCTGCTGAATATCAGCCAGGGGCTGGGCACCATCTCCCAGGGTACCGGAGATCTGACTTTCAGGCTACCGGTGAGAAGCAGAGATGAGATCGGTTCACTTTCGGAAAATTTCAACCTGATGATGGAGAAACTTCAGAATATCGTCATAAAACTGAAATCCACAGTTTCCGACAGCGAGGTGCTTGGGGAAGATCTCAGTGCAAGCACCGAAGAAATTTCAACGGCAGTTGTTGAAATGTCAGCCACGGGACAGTCTATTAAGGGAAAATCCCAGAATCTTTCCGGTGAATCCGATTCGGTGGAGAGGAATCTCAACCATATCATCGACTCCATGCGGGGACTGGCGGATGCCGCCCATGCAGGGGATGCGGGCCGGGGTTTTGCGGTGGTAGCTGAAGAAATTCGAAAGCTTGCGGAATCCACAGCCCAGAACTCCAACCAGATCGGATCTTCGGTGAAAGAAATTATCGAGAAGATTCACACCACATCCGACCGTTCACGGCAAACCGGTGAGGCCATCAGCGCCATTGCCACAGAAACCGAAGAATCCAGCTCAGCCATGGAAGAAATTCTCCAGGCCCTGGCGGAAGTGAATATGGGAACTCAGCAAATCACCGAAGCACTGGAACATCTTGTGAGCACGTCCTCAACGGTAAAAAGTTCGTCTTCTGAAGTGCGGGAAGAATCGGAGCATGCTCTTGAAGCAATCAGCAAGGTGAACAATCTTTCTACGGAAAATAGTCAGGGCATAGCGGAGATTTCCAACGCCATGGAGGAAATCAACATCTCCATTCAGCAGATTCGGGATCTGGGCATCCGAAACCGGGAGAATATCAAAACCATCCATGCTGAAGTTGAGAACTTCAAAACCGAAACGGAGCAGGATGCATCAGCATAA
- the manA gene encoding mannose-6-phosphate isomerase, class I, with product MYKITPAVMSYDWGSYGEIEKYFGIANPPGKPLAELWFGAHRKAPAMIAENEHFSLRDLLVSHGEDILGKELYKRYAGEFPFLLKILSARKGLSIQAHPSKAQAEAGFAREEELGIDISAPERNYRDDNHKPECIVAVSEFWALSGFRRPEEILSIFQRVEELGGECGLLSRLKTILEYDTSENRLQDFYTGLMNAGQDELEELMESSRRAVEKEGPGELPDGAEERIWYWLQELRTQFPGDPGTLAPLYLNVVKLNPGQGLFMHAGVLHAYLAGTGIELMANSDNVLRGGCTSKHVDVPELISVLDFSPFQPGILTPDSLGWYDSPVPEFRIARVRLDDGAEETELRRGMELGEAPAILLVEQGTLVVRQGDAAFSVRKGEALFIPAERELEGQVTGITLSAETATAVFALATVNALSGDKE from the coding sequence ATGTATAAAATTACTCCGGCAGTGATGAGCTATGATTGGGGAAGCTACGGCGAAATTGAAAAGTACTTCGGGATTGCCAATCCTCCCGGAAAGCCTCTGGCTGAGCTTTGGTTCGGGGCACACCGGAAAGCACCTGCCATGATTGCGGAAAATGAACATTTCAGTCTCCGGGATCTCCTGGTGTCCCATGGGGAAGATATTCTGGGGAAGGAACTGTACAAGCGCTATGCCGGAGAATTTCCTTTTCTTCTGAAAATATTATCCGCACGGAAAGGCCTCTCCATACAGGCACACCCCAGCAAGGCCCAGGCAGAGGCGGGTTTTGCCCGGGAGGAGGAGCTGGGAATAGATATCTCGGCGCCGGAACGGAACTATCGTGATGATAATCACAAACCCGAATGCATTGTGGCCGTCAGTGAATTCTGGGCTCTCAGCGGATTTCGCCGGCCGGAGGAAATTCTGAGTATTTTCCAGCGTGTGGAAGAGCTGGGGGGAGAGTGCGGGCTTCTCTCGAGATTGAAAACAATTCTGGAGTATGACACCAGCGAAAACCGTCTCCAGGATTTCTATACCGGTCTGATGAATGCCGGGCAGGATGAACTGGAAGAGCTTATGGAGAGCAGCCGCAGGGCTGTGGAGAAGGAAGGTCCCGGGGAATTGCCGGATGGTGCTGAGGAGAGAATTTGGTACTGGCTGCAGGAGCTCCGGACTCAGTTCCCCGGGGATCCGGGCACCCTTGCCCCCCTGTATCTGAATGTGGTGAAACTGAATCCCGGGCAGGGGCTTTTTATGCATGCAGGGGTTCTTCATGCGTATCTTGCGGGTACGGGCATTGAGCTGATGGCAAATTCCGACAATGTTCTCAGGGGAGGCTGCACGTCCAAACATGTTGATGTGCCTGAGTTGATCTCTGTTCTCGATTTTTCCCCCTTTCAGCCAGGTATTCTCACGCCTGATTCCCTGGGATGGTACGATTCTCCGGTTCCCGAGTTCCGGATTGCCAGAGTACGGCTGGATGATGGAGCAGAGGAAACGGAGCTGCGCAGGGGGATGGAACTTGGAGAAGCCCCGGCAATTCTCCTGGTAGAACAGGGAACTCTGGTGGTTCGACAGGGGGATGCTGCCTTCAGCGTCCGGAAAGGCGAGGCTCTTTTCATTCCCGCTGAACGGGAGCTTGAAGGGCAGGTAACCGGCATCACCCTGAGTGCCGAAACGGCGACGGCGGTGTTTGCCCTGGCCACGGTGAATGCCCTGTCCGGGGACAAAGAATGA
- a CDS encoding Tex family protein gives MNISLSHIASELGIRLSSIEKTLELLNDGATVPFIARYRKEATGNLDETQITAVRDTAARLQELEKRRSYIMSVIEEQGRLTPELEKQIRAAHRLAELEDIYLPFKPKRRTRGQIARENGLEDLALQILSQNGKNPRHLAEKFLNAEKSVPDIESALKGASDIIAEVISDDPALRGELRRLFTQKGVVSSQVVKKYASSQEAQVYRDYFDHREQLGRMPGHRFLAMLRAVDGGIVRMKIEPPDDMGPEAVHRRYLKSGASRGERELITAAGSDAYQRLIQPSLENEMRKTRKEEADEEAIGVFTENLRQLLLAPPLGEARVLGVDPGLRTGCKLAVLDSSGNLLSHHVIYPLPPRQDTQVAEQLLRKLVKEQDIQAIAVGNGTGGRETLSFITSLDLFRDSGGRVTVTMVNESGASVYSASSLAREEFPDLDLTVRGAVSIGRRLMDPLAELIKIDPRSIGVGQYQHDVDQKRLQQGLDDTVVSCVNAVGVELNTASPRLLSYVSGMNPGLSKAVVEQRSKLGKFRSRKDLQSVSGLGPKTFEQAAGFLRIHDGDHPLDKTAVHPERYPLVEQMAGDLGVKLQELPGNTELIAQIDARKYLGPELNSASFSDIIAELKKPGRDPRKSFQAFQFAEGVEKIDDLNEGMKLPGVVTNITKFGAFVDIGVHQDGLIHISEMADRFVSDPGEVLALGQQVTVRVISVDAPRKRIGLSLKNT, from the coding sequence ATGAACATATCACTATCCCACATCGCATCGGAGCTGGGCATCCGGCTCTCATCAATCGAAAAAACCCTTGAGCTGCTGAACGACGGGGCCACCGTCCCGTTTATTGCCCGCTACAGGAAGGAAGCCACCGGTAATCTGGATGAAACCCAGATTACCGCCGTCAGGGATACCGCAGCGCGACTGCAGGAGCTGGAGAAGCGACGAAGCTATATTATGTCTGTGATCGAAGAACAGGGCCGGCTCACGCCGGAACTTGAGAAACAGATCCGGGCCGCCCACCGCCTTGCGGAACTTGAAGATATCTACCTACCCTTTAAGCCGAAACGGCGAACCCGGGGCCAGATTGCACGGGAAAACGGCCTGGAGGATCTCGCACTGCAGATACTTTCGCAGAACGGAAAAAACCCCCGGCATCTTGCAGAGAAATTCCTGAATGCCGAAAAAAGCGTCCCGGATATTGAAAGCGCCCTGAAGGGTGCTTCGGATATTATCGCTGAAGTGATCAGCGATGATCCGGCCCTCAGGGGAGAACTGCGCCGGCTATTCACCCAAAAGGGGGTGGTCAGCTCACAGGTGGTGAAAAAATACGCCTCAAGCCAGGAGGCTCAGGTGTACCGGGATTATTTCGACCATCGGGAGCAGCTGGGGCGGATGCCCGGACACCGCTTCCTTGCCATGCTCAGGGCCGTGGATGGGGGAATTGTGCGGATGAAGATAGAGCCTCCGGATGACATGGGGCCGGAGGCTGTTCATCGGCGCTATCTCAAATCCGGGGCTTCCAGGGGAGAACGGGAGCTGATCACCGCCGCCGGGAGCGATGCATACCAGCGTCTGATTCAGCCTTCCCTGGAGAACGAAATGCGCAAGACCCGGAAAGAAGAGGCCGACGAAGAAGCCATCGGGGTATTTACCGAAAATCTGCGGCAGCTCCTTCTCGCCCCTCCTCTGGGTGAAGCCAGGGTGCTGGGTGTTGATCCCGGTTTGAGAACCGGCTGTAAGCTGGCGGTACTGGACTCAAGCGGCAATCTGCTGTCCCATCATGTGATCTATCCTCTCCCTCCCCGGCAGGATACCCAGGTAGCCGAACAGCTTCTGCGGAAACTGGTGAAGGAGCAGGATATCCAGGCCATTGCCGTGGGAAACGGAACCGGGGGGCGGGAGACTCTCAGTTTCATCACCTCCCTTGATCTGTTCCGGGATTCCGGCGGCAGGGTAACGGTGACCATGGTAAATGAAAGCGGAGCTTCGGTGTACTCGGCATCTTCCCTGGCCCGGGAAGAATTTCCCGATCTGGATCTTACCGTCCGGGGAGCCGTTTCCATCGGCCGCCGCCTGATGGATCCGCTGGCAGAACTGATTAAAATCGATCCCCGCTCCATCGGGGTGGGACAGTATCAGCACGATGTGGATCAGAAGCGGCTCCAGCAGGGCCTTGACGATACCGTGGTCAGCTGCGTGAACGCAGTGGGTGTGGAGCTGAACACCGCAAGCCCCCGCCTGCTTTCCTATGTTTCGGGGATGAATCCCGGACTGAGCAAAGCGGTGGTCGAACAGCGCAGCAAACTGGGAAAATTCCGCAGCAGGAAGGATCTGCAGAGTGTGAGCGGATTGGGACCCAAAACGTTTGAGCAGGCGGCAGGGTTTCTTCGCATTCATGATGGAGATCATCCGCTGGATAAAACTGCCGTACATCCTGAGCGCTATCCCCTTGTTGAGCAGATGGCCGGGGATCTCGGGGTGAAGCTTCAGGAGTTACCGGGAAACACCGAACTGATCGCACAAATCGATGCCCGGAAGTATCTTGGACCGGAGCTGAACAGCGCCAGCTTTTCTGATATTATCGCGGAACTGAAAAAACCGGGCCGGGATCCCCGGAAAAGCTTTCAGGCTTTTCAGTTCGCCGAAGGTGTTGAAAAAATTGACGATTTGAATGAGGGAATGAAATTGCCGGGAGTTGTGACAAATATCACCAAATTCGGTGCCTTTGTGGATATCGGCGTGCATCAGGACGGTCTCATACACATCAGCGAAATGGCAGACCGTTTCGTCAGCGATCCGGGGGAAGTATTGGCCCTGGGGCAGCAGGTGACGGTGCGGGTTATTTCGGTGGATGCTCCACGGAAGCGGATCGGGCTGAGCCTGAAAAATACATAA
- a CDS encoding FprA family A-type flavoprotein, translated as MGMNVTEVTDGIFRLSANAEPNSLLFEGIWPIPNGVSMNSYIVKGEKVAIVDGVCGWDGVPETLFEQFDQMGIKAEDIDYVIVNHHEPDHSGWLEDFKKIRDDFQIITSVKGEPLLEAFYEITNDVRTVKTGDSLDLGDGRVLAFADIPNVHWPETMATFDTKSGTLMPCDAFGSFGAISDAPYDDQLSREEIDFFEHEAVRYYSNIVAAFCLPVKKAIKAVEELPVKIIAPGHGIVWRKDPWKIVNDYKRYASYDKNPAKEEVTVLWGSMYGMTEKAVKPLVEAIEAEGVKVHVHRLPESPLGDVLTSAWTSTGIVMGMPTYEYKMFPPMFAALDELAKKKVKNRKAFRFGSYGWSGGAQKELDELMAKHKTGWDFLETVEFKGAPGKEDIELIRQRGTELAREVKRMVAEAPAIA; from the coding sequence ATGGGAATGAATGTTACAGAAGTTACCGATGGAATTTTCCGGCTGTCAGCCAATGCAGAACCAAACTCTCTTCTTTTCGAAGGAATATGGCCTATCCCCAACGGTGTAAGCATGAACAGCTACATCGTAAAGGGTGAAAAAGTTGCCATAGTCGACGGTGTTTGCGGCTGGGACGGTGTTCCCGAAACCCTCTTTGAGCAGTTTGATCAGATGGGTATTAAAGCCGAAGATATTGATTATGTAATTGTCAACCACCATGAACCGGATCACAGCGGGTGGCTGGAGGATTTTAAAAAGATCAGGGATGACTTTCAGATTATCACGAGCGTGAAAGGCGAGCCCCTGCTGGAAGCGTTCTATGAAATAACCAATGATGTACGGACGGTGAAAACCGGAGACAGTCTGGATCTGGGTGACGGCAGGGTTCTGGCATTTGCAGATATCCCCAACGTTCACTGGCCGGAAACCATGGCAACATTCGACACCAAGAGCGGAACCCTCATGCCCTGCGATGCATTCGGATCCTTCGGTGCCATCAGTGACGCACCCTACGACGATCAGCTTTCCCGGGAAGAGATAGATTTCTTCGAGCATGAAGCTGTACGGTATTACTCAAATATTGTTGCAGCATTCTGTCTCCCGGTGAAAAAGGCGATTAAGGCGGTTGAAGAGCTTCCGGTGAAAATAATCGCCCCAGGACATGGAATCGTGTGGCGTAAGGATCCCTGGAAGATTGTAAATGATTATAAGCGCTACGCCAGCTACGACAAGAACCCTGCCAAGGAAGAAGTTACCGTACTCTGGGGTTCCATGTACGGCATGACTGAAAAAGCGGTGAAGCCTCTGGTTGAAGCAATTGAAGCCGAAGGAGTGAAGGTTCATGTTCACAGGCTGCCCGAATCTCCTCTGGGTGATGTTCTCACATCCGCCTGGACATCAACGGGAATTGTGATGGGAATGCCCACCTATGAATATAAAATGTTTCCCCCCATGTTCGCAGCCCTGGATGAACTGGCGAAGAAGAAGGTGAAGAACCGGAAAGCCTTCCGTTTCGGAAGCTACGGCTGGTCCGGCGGTGCTCAGAAAGAACTGGACGAACTGATGGCAAAGCACAAAACCGGTTGGGATTTCCTGGAAACCGTTGAGTTCAAAGGCGCTCCCGGCAAGGAAGACATCGAACTGATCAGACAGCGAGGCACGGAACTTGCCAGGGAAGTGAAGAGAATGGTGGCCGAGGCTCCCGCCATCGCCTGA
- a CDS encoding galactokinase family protein — protein sequence MRFSYCKQITSSTGFPNRILTGLGIHKEILSSEEYSQLPLPYRELCTEGEQFLALQDDDEVYVYSSPGRITYAGSHAESWKGKTLAAAVNPDIRAIVRPRTDRQVVIYSRGYEHPFHIHIDEYDPVDQERGTSSALIRGAAAVLARDGIQTGGFDAYLNASLLPGSGLNASASFTVLCLGLLTDAGKNFPNESEGPYTPLELSSKVKEIEEHFFSETGDLASGAVIYSGGLHYIDHSPELSLQRINQNQGLFHKRQYIVDSLSAEAGSETAYAHLHDELEKIIALKGESILDAKVFAGYSQEDIVLLHFFYSENFRIQQLVHCLRNGNHSRLYHLFQEYLHEYRHILNLINRKSSNYNDQLELLHSILSIFRIEEDVEIVHGPFGPGLDSKAFFLLPPAHGGEFEHLIRRFFQRIDIQPVYPREKGLVRLL from the coding sequence ATGCGTTTCAGCTACTGCAAACAGATCACATCTTCCACCGGATTTCCCAACCGGATTCTCACCGGACTGGGGATTCACAAAGAAATTCTCAGCTCTGAAGAGTATTCACAGCTCCCTCTTCCCTACAGGGAATTATGTACAGAAGGAGAGCAGTTCCTTGCCCTTCAGGATGACGATGAGGTGTACGTATACAGTTCTCCCGGCAGAATAACCTATGCAGGGAGCCATGCCGAATCCTGGAAGGGCAAAACCCTTGCTGCGGCGGTGAATCCCGATATCCGGGCCATCGTACGCCCCCGCACGGACAGACAGGTGGTTATCTATTCCCGGGGGTACGAGCATCCCTTCCATATCCATATAGACGAATATGATCCGGTAGATCAGGAACGGGGAACCTCTTCGGCACTCATCAGGGGTGCAGCTGCAGTTCTGGCCCGTGACGGTATACAAACCGGCGGCTTCGATGCATACCTCAATGCGTCCCTGTTACCCGGAAGCGGACTCAATGCCTCGGCTTCATTTACCGTTCTCTGCCTTGGGCTTCTGACCGATGCAGGCAAGAATTTCCCGAACGAAAGTGAAGGTCCATACACTCCTCTGGAACTCAGCTCCAAAGTGAAGGAGATTGAAGAACACTTTTTTTCCGAAACAGGGGATCTGGCAAGCGGAGCTGTAATATATTCAGGCGGTCTTCACTACATCGACCACAGTCCCGAACTTTCACTTCAAAGAATCAATCAAAATCAGGGGCTTTTTCACAAACGCCAGTATATTGTTGACAGCCTTTCGGCAGAGGCAGGTTCCGAGACTGCATACGCTCATCTCCATGACGAACTGGAAAAGATTATCGCCCTGAAAGGAGAGAGCATCCTGGATGCCAAGGTGTTCGCCGGATACAGCCAAGAGGATATCGTCCTGCTCCATTTTTTCTACAGTGAAAACTTCCGGATTCAGCAGCTTGTCCACTGTTTGCGGAACGGCAATCACTCACGCCTCTACCATCTGTTCCAGGAATATCTCCATGAATACCGCCATATACTGAACCTGATAAACAGAAAAAGTTCAAACTACAACGATCAGCTGGAGCTTCTTCACAGCATTCTCTCGATATTCCGCATTGAAGAAGATGTTGAAATTGTACACGGCCCCTTCGGACCGGGTCTGGACTCAAAAGCGTTCTTCCTTCTGCCCCCGGCCCACGGCGGGGAATTTGAACATCTCATCCGGCGTTTTTTCCAACGGATCGATATTCAGCCCGTGTATCCCCGGGAAAAAGGGCTTGTCAGGCTGCTGTAG
- a CDS encoding TraB/GumN family protein, with product MIRYFQKRFAGSINPLLCAAAVLLVLLLSAGCTTTRIIDPDAVSSSAVATEKRGDRDDDPAPEYPGKEDGELFLWEFSKDGRTLHILGSIHLASDMIYPLPEQILEAFSVSDILVEEVDIVQADMQEAQEFISSHSTLPDDRVLSEYLGQQEEEMLLEILERYGIPYSTVERLQPWVVSNTLSMLSSFEVDMKPEYGLDLYFAREAQSTGKEVYALETVTQQLEILNSVGLQAQAYSLNETIREFARLDEYMYRVLETWSRGDARAMEEILLEGMTSNENGRDYYRRLIVERNEDWTEQLITLFEREPESRIFAVVGSAHLLGPHSLVRLLMEEGFQARRY from the coding sequence ATGATCAGATACTTTCAAAAACGGTTTGCAGGGAGCATCAACCCTCTGTTATGTGCAGCTGCGGTACTTCTGGTTCTGCTGCTGTCGGCGGGCTGTACCACCACCCGGATTATCGATCCGGATGCGGTAAGCTCCTCTGCCGTTGCCACGGAAAAGCGCGGCGACAGGGATGATGATCCGGCCCCCGAATATCCGGGAAAAGAAGACGGGGAGCTTTTTCTCTGGGAGTTCAGCAAAGATGGCCGTACCCTGCACATCCTGGGATCAATTCATCTTGCCAGCGACATGATATACCCCCTTCCGGAGCAAATTCTGGAAGCCTTCAGTGTATCGGATATTCTGGTGGAAGAGGTGGATATTGTTCAGGCGGATATGCAGGAGGCCCAGGAATTCATCAGTTCCCACTCCACCCTCCCCGACGACCGGGTGCTCAGCGAGTATCTGGGGCAACAGGAGGAGGAGATGCTTCTGGAAATACTGGAACGCTACGGCATTCCCTACTCCACCGTTGAACGCCTTCAGCCTTGGGTTGTGAGCAATACCCTGAGTATGCTCAGCAGTTTCGAAGTGGATATGAAGCCCGAGTACGGACTGGATCTTTACTTTGCCAGAGAGGCCCAGTCCACCGGCAAGGAAGTGTACGCCCTTGAAACCGTGACACAGCAGCTGGAGATTCTCAACTCCGTAGGACTCCAGGCACAGGCCTACAGCCTGAATGAAACAATTCGCGAATTTGCCCGGCTGGACGAGTACATGTACCGGGTACTTGAAACCTGGTCCCGGGGAGATGCCCGGGCCATGGAAGAGATTCTCCTGGAGGGGATGACATCCAATGAGAATGGCCGGGATTACTATCGCCGCCTGATTGTGGAGCGAAATGAAGACTGGACGGAACAGTTGATCACCCTTTTCGAGAGAGAACCGGAAAGCAGAATTTTTGCAGTGGTAGGCTCAGCACATCTTCTGGGTCCCCACAGTCTGGTACGCCTGCTCATGGAAGAAGGATTTCAGGCACGAAGGTATTAA
- a CDS encoding cache domain-containing protein produces the protein MSIRWKIFIPIAITIFGYLLLMVVLTSTTVSGDMIEQNEQFAEIYVDEIHAHITSFYTETERQGEILRNDVERRLEELVQSVTGMLQGLHQMELDGDLTRAEAQEMAVEQINNMWFGLDGYFWIDTTEHINVALPPDPSVVGTSRFDLTDRRGTKIIQEMVSSSLEQGTAWVEYYFPKPGESEPSLKLGHTRLFEPWNWVVGTGEYIDNIEEELQAIRQESIRELNTSLYANLSQDNYPIIVNSEGEFVAYVDQSVVGTNPNFADALSGESLNDLFQES, from the coding sequence ATGTCCATTAGGTGGAAGATATTTATCCCGATTGCAATAACCATTTTTGGCTATTTACTTCTGATGGTGGTTCTCACATCCACCACTGTTTCCGGCGACATGATCGAGCAGAACGAACAGTTTGCAGAAATCTATGTTGATGAGATTCATGCCCATATCACCTCTTTTTACACCGAGACGGAACGGCAGGGTGAAATTCTCCGGAACGATGTTGAGCGAAGGCTGGAGGAACTGGTGCAGTCCGTCACAGGAATGCTCCAGGGACTTCACCAGATGGAGCTTGACGGCGATCTGACCAGGGCGGAGGCCCAGGAAATGGCGGTTGAACAGATTAACAATATGTGGTTCGGCCTGGACGGATATTTCTGGATCGATACCACCGAACATATTAACGTGGCCCTCCCCCCCGATCCCTCGGTGGTGGGAACCAGCCGCTTCGACCTAACCGACCGCAGGGGCACCAAAATAATCCAGGAGATGGTTTCATCCTCTCTGGAACAGGGTACCGCCTGGGTTGAATACTACTTTCCCAAACCCGGTGAAAGCGAACCTTCGTTGAAGCTTGGACATACCAGACTCTTCGAGCCCTGGAACTGGGTGGTGGGCACCGGTGAATACATCGACAACATAGAAGAGGAACTCCAGGCCATCCGTCAGGAGAGCATCCGGGAACTGAACACCAGTCTCTATGCCAATCTTTCCCAGGACAATTATCCCATTATTGTAAACAGTGAGGGAGAATTCGTAGCCTATGTGGATCAGAGCGTTGTGGGTACAAACCCGAATTTTGCCGATGCACTCAGCGGCGAGTCCCTGAATGATCTGTTTCAGGAGAGCTAG
- a CDS encoding YaiI/YqxD family protein, whose product MTIYVDADSCPVKVREIISKAAIRREVTARFVAARSIPVKTSPWIELIVVEPGQDAADMEIQRLAEPGDMVITRDIPLAAELVELGLTVLNDRGTQFTPENIRTRLSERNFMAELRAMGLESMKDRSFSPKEIQAFASAFDRELTRLLKE is encoded by the coding sequence ATGACCATCTATGTTGACGCCGATTCATGTCCTGTGAAGGTGAGGGAGATCATATCCAAAGCCGCCATCCGAAGAGAAGTAACGGCCCGCTTCGTGGCCGCCCGGAGCATTCCGGTAAAAACAAGCCCGTGGATTGAACTCATCGTGGTTGAACCGGGTCAGGATGCCGCAGACATGGAGATTCAGCGATTGGCTGAACCGGGAGATATGGTGATCACCCGTGATATTCCACTTGCCGCTGAACTGGTGGAGCTCGGTCTGACGGTTCTCAATGACAGGGGCACACAGTTCACTCCGGAAAATATCCGTACCCGCCTGAGCGAACGGAATTTTATGGCTGAGCTTCGGGCAATGGGGCTTGAGAGCATGAAAGACCGCAGCTTCTCCCCCAAAGAAATTCAGGCCTTTGCCTCCGCCTTTGACCGGGAACTCACCCGGTTATTGAAAGAATGA